A portion of the Podospora pseudoanserina strain CBS 124.78 chromosome 2, whole genome shotgun sequence genome contains these proteins:
- a CDS encoding hypothetical protein (EggNog:ENOG503P21F; COG:T; COG:Z): MATVGRESSFMPTVKCSSCGLQVEISLMGEHECSGPPAVEETPPMPAPSLFERFNPWGAPAAPKDQSRAPPQVDTSAANRAYAGQGQLTPVSSLSSGSQPSEQNISPKTPNARPATDKPDEFFAPQIANDSPPPQPTRRSGGYGGLGNGTDFDDQLPPSNPARKQSPPNLMERLNSIAPGPFDANRRPSSSARSDINDRPGTSASNLGSLGGGQAQPSLRKNGYGGFGVPARSPSRQEDNPPPLTPSRADTFPRPNEGFPPPQRTPSAPPAALRIQPPDRLRAPSESFSDRDGGTSPDSRGSMMSDRPRRPSRGPDTSRPPPPRSATLRPTTPGLPTINLAEEFGVGNPYHTPSESTGSSVSVHSMSVQSVSVQSSFERRPSQASSRTSPPRSIASRSGRRKPSDTSSFDNLMSDLQSTMDDNQQKPPGPASLKMPYKGGRDRPSPLSARPPPPEGGYDPRIDPRGQRRAAGGSPLPSPLEISPLGESPAIMTPSILTPGSGAQPSPGWPTPKPEPARPCEQEPPVPQQSALRELQGASPMDRSQGPQRAPPMEAPRELQRAPTMEAPKETQRPPVEPFRPQLQRAPTMEVPRQLQRAATMDEPRDMQRQDPSRTPQRPRDPRDELRDGRPLHERSRSQPRNLPPLSAQPSRGDCKACGLPIKGKSISSADGRLTGRYHKPCFVCSTCQEPFTSATFYVLNDRPYCEQHYHKLNGSLCGSCGRGIEGEYLEDETSRKHHVGCFKCGDCGMALRDGYFEVNGRAFCEKDAWRRVQQPPPPPMMMGGGRGMGGPPGRGRGGMRPPGPMGLPGANPRFGPNGPYGNSRLGPGPRPQMEKRMTRLGML; this comes from the exons ATGGCCACCGTGGGAAGAGAGTCGAGCTTCATGCCGACTGTGAAATGCTCGTCATGTGGCTTACAGGTGGAAATCTCCCTGATGGGAGAACATGAATGTTCGGGGCCGCCAGCGGTGGAAG AAACACCGCCGATGCCCGCCCCGTCACTTTTTGAAAGATTTAACCCGTGGGGTGCTCCTGCTGCGCCAAAGGACCAGTCTCGGGCACCCCCTCAAGTGGACACCTCTGCTGCCA ATCGTGCCTACGCAGGACAAGGCCAGTTGACGCCAGTGAGTTCACTGTCGAGTGGATCACAACCGAGCGAGCAAAACATCTcgcccaaaacaccaaatgCTAGACCTGCTACTGACAAGCCGGACGAATTCTTTGCTCCTCAAATTGCCAATGAttcgcctccccctcaaccaacaaGGAGATCAGGGGGTTatggggggttgggtaaCGGGACTGATTTCGACGACCAGCTGCCGCCATCAAACCCAGCAAGGAAACAATCACCACCGAACCTAATGGAACGCCTGAATTCCATCGCTCCCGGGCCGTTTGATGCCAACAGAAGGCCTTCGAGCAGTGCTCGTAGCGATATAAACGATCGTCCCGGTACTTCAGCTTCCAACCTTGGTAGCTTGGGTGGAGGACAGGCACAACCCAGCCTGAGAAAGAACGGCTATGGGGGTTTTGGCGTTCCTGCGAGGAGTCCGAGTCGGCAGGAAGACAATCCTCCGCCATTGACACCCAGTCGCGCCGATACATTTCCTCGTCCGAATGAAGGCTTTCCGCCACCCCAGCGAACACCTTCTGCGCCACCCGCGGCCTTGAGAATTCAGCCGCCAGACAGATTACGTGCCCCATCAGAGTCTTTTTCAGACAGAGATGGCGGGACATCGCCAGACAGCCGAGGGTCCATGATGAGCGACAGACCTCGCCGTCCCAGCCGTGGGCCAGACACTTCGagacctccacctcctcgcaGTGCTACACTCCGACCCACTACCCCTGGTCTCCCAACCATCAACCTTGCTGAGGAGTTCGGCGTTGGGAATCCTTACCATACGCCTTCGGAATCGACAGGATCAAGCGTGTCTGTTCACAGCATGTCGGTACAAAGCGTGTCAGTCCAGAGCAGTTTTGAGCGTCGCCCTAGTCAAGCGAGCTCCCGAACTAGCCCACCCAGGTCCATAGCATCGAGATCTGGACGGAGGAAGCCTTCTGACACATCTAGTTTTGATAACTTGATGTCGGATCTTCAGTCTACAATGGACGATAATCAGCAGAAACCGCCAGGTCCTGCCTCTCTCAAAATGCCATACAAGGGAGGTAGAGATCGGCCATCGCCACTAAGCGCTCGTCCGCCACCGCCAGAGGGAGGATATGATCCACGCATCGACCCGCGTGGTCAGCGacgagcagcaggaggatcccctcttccctctccgtTGGAGATCTCGCCGCTTGGCGAAAGCCCTGCCATTATGACACCTAGCATCTTGACACCTGGATCTGGAGCTCAGCCATCTCCAGGCTGGCCGACCCCGAAACCGGAACCAGCTCGACCTTGTGAACAGGAGCCGCCTGTACCGCAACAATCAGCGTTGAGAGAACTGCAGGGAGCGTCTCCCATGGACAGGTCACAAGGTCCCCAAAGGGCACCGCCGATGGAAGCACCAAGAGAGCTTCAAAGGGCACCCACGATGGAAGCGCCAAAGGAGACCCAGAGGCCACCCGTGGAACCTTTTCGACCTCAGCTCCAAAGAGCACCAACAATGGAGGTCCCGAGACAACTTCAGAGAGCCGCCACGATGGACGAGCCAAGGGACATGCAAAGACAAGATCCCAGCAGAACTCCGCAACGGCCTCGAGACCCCCGTGACGAGCTTCGCGACGGCAGACCTCTCCACGAACGATCCCGCTCGCAACCTCGCAACTTGCCTCCTCTCTCGGCCCAGCCTTCCCGCGGCGACTGCAAGGCATGCGGGCTGCCAATCAAGGGGAAATCGATTTCCAGCGCCGACGGCCGTCTCACCGGGCGCTATCACAAGCCGTGCTTCGTCTGCTCGACCTGCCAAGAACCATTCACGTCAGCGACGTTTTACGTCTTGAACGACAGACCCTACTGCGAGCAACACTACCACAAGCTCAACGGCAGCTTGTGTGGGAGCTGCGGCCGAGGCATCGAGGGGGAGTATCTCGAGGATGAGACTTCTCGCAAACACCACGTCGGATGCTTCAAGTGCGGCGACTGCGGCATGGCGCTTCGTGATGGGTACTTTGAGGTCAACGGCAGGGCGTTTTGCGAAAAGGACGCCTGGAGGCGGgtgcagcagcctcctcctccgcctaTGATGATGGGCGGCGGCAGGGGAATGGGTGGTCCTCCcggacgaggaagagggggcaTGAGGCCGCCGGGACCGATGGGGCTGCCGGGGGCGAATCCGAGGTTTGGGCCGAACGGTCCGTATGGGAATAGTCGACTTGGGCCGGGACCGAGACCgcagatggagaagaggatgacgaggttggGAATGCTGTAG